Proteins from one Ricinus communis isolate WT05 ecotype wild-type chromosome 9, ASM1957865v1, whole genome shotgun sequence genomic window:
- the LOC8280669 gene encoding probable myosin-binding protein 6 isoform X2 — MPCLAIRRWTFSGLVGAFLDLSITFFLLCASALAYFASKFLAFFGLNLPCPCNGFFAIPDASNNCLQRQFVDYPLQKISSIQSSVKSKFPFDSIGNRSQWKSNLENYRNIVKNEVAGSEGESSCISSSVTRAENSRDGDLAKMKEKGFVMGAMNLQDVKERKFDCKWKGLLRHRSRNNLRRRRKDNGKLSQVSSFKSLWSDAETPQSPPARIRNETCKDGMEPLNYRVSEVNCYEILDGKEGSVVDIGSKRKISQGFELYEPVDENETSDHENTSDLDGNARNTIRLLELALEEEHAARAVLYVELEKERSAAATAADEAMAMIQRLQKEKALIEMEARQCQRMIEEKYAYDAEEMNILKEILLRREREKYFLEKEVEAYRQAICNEQFEADNTSGYWYPSDEDLGSMMPQKIGDSTSRKYKGEKETFKELPSIKLSEDDISSIHGDIAGHSSLSDEESIQQKACASPKLIQTTTSLVHKAVDKESVHDIHVIEDQSSMSKQVIEDKNKQLLANASTLTHTAKIGRTSSIIPSGLPPIGSSRGRSMRSEMRRKSMSAFDAERYKIDNEIIWLRERLRSVQEGREKLKFSKGSKEGEKTQLQMLEDITNQLQEIRQLTEPGKALRRASLPPLTSNVMSKKRRWRSGPLLLEGSI, encoded by the exons ATGCCGTGCCTTGCCATACGTAGATGGACATTTAGTGGTCTAGTGGGTGCATTTCTTGATCTTTCTATTACCTTCTTTCTCCTATGTGCATCAGCTCTTGCTTATTTCGCTTCCAAGTTTCTAGCCTTTTTCGGATTGAATTTACCATGCCCTTGCAATGGATTTTTTGCAATTCCTGACGCCAGCAATAACTGCTTGCAAAGACAATTTGTTGATTACCCTTTACAGAAAATATCCTCTATTCAATCATCTGTCAAGAGCAAGTTCCCTTTTGATTCGATAGGGAACCGTTCGCAATGGAAATCCAATTTGGAAAATTACAGGAACATTGTTAAAAATGAAGTTGCTGGATCGGAGGGCGAGTCGTCGTGTATCTCATCTTCAGTGACGAGAGCAGAAAATAGTAGAGATGGGGATTTGGctaagatgaaagaaaagggttttGTGATGGGTGCAATGAACTTGCAGGATgtgaaggaaagaaaatttgaTTGCAAATGGAAGGGTCTTCTACGCCACAGATCAAGAAATAACCTCAGACGTCGAAGAAAAGATAACGGGAAGTTATCACAGGTTTCGTCATTTAAATCTTTATGGTCTGATGCAGAAACTCCACAATCTCCTCCTGCCAGAATCAGGAATGAAACATGTAAAGACGGCATGGAGCCTCTTAATTATAGAG TCTCTGAAGTGAACTGCTATGAGATTTTAGATGGAAAGGAAGGTTCGGTGGTGGACATTGGTtcgaaaagaaaaatttcccAAGGTTTTGAATTGTACGAACCAGTAGATGAGAATGAAACATCGGATCATGAAAATACTTCTGATTTAGATGGAAATGCAAGAAACACAATTAGGCTCCTGGAACTAGCACTGGAAGAAGAGCATGCTGCTCGAGCTGTCCTGTATGTCGAactagagaaagagagaagtgCTGCTGCTACTGCTGCAGATGAGGCTATGGCTATGATACAGCGTCTACAGAAAGAGAAAGCGTTGATAGAAATGGAAGCAAGGCAATGCCAGAGGATGATAGAAGAGAAATATGCATATGATGCTGAAGAAATGAATATTCTGAAAGAGATACTATTAAGGCGAGAAAGGGAAAAGTATTTCTTGGAGAAGGAAGTTGAGGCCTATAGGCAAGCAATTTGTAATGAGCAATTTGAAGCTGATAACACATCTGGATACTGGTATCCAAGCGATGAAGATTTAGGGTCGATGATGCCGCAGAAGATTGGTGACTCCACTAGCAGGAAGTACAagggagaaaaagaaaccttCAAAGAATTACCATCTATAAAACTAAGCGAAGATGATATCTCTTCAATTCATGGTGACATTGCAGGACATTCAAGTCTTTCTGATGAGGAAAGCATACAGCAGAAGGCATGTGCAAGTCCAAAGTTGATTCAGACAACTACTTCTTTAGTACATAAAGCTGTTGATAAAGAAAGCGTTCATGATATTCATGTTATTGAAGATCAATCTAGTATGTCTAAGCAGGTGATAGAAGACAAAAATAAGCAACTATTGGCAAATGCTTCCACCTTAACCCACACTGCAAAAATAGGCAGAACTTCCAGCATTATACCAAGCGGATTACCGCCAATTGGCAGTTCAAGAGGCAGATCAATGCGTTCTGAAATGCGGAGAAAATCCATGTCTGCATTTGATGCTGAAAGGTATAAAATTGACAATGAAATCATTTGGCTGAGGGAAAGACTAAGAAGTGTGCAAGAGGGAAGAGAGAAGCTGAAGTTCTCAAAAGGGAGCAAGGAAGGGGAAAAAACACAGCTACAGATGCTGGAAGATATAACTAATCAGCTTCAAGAGATTCGACAGTTGACAGAGCCTGGAAAGGCTCTCCGCCGCGCTTCATTGCCTCCTCTAACATCTAAT GTTATGTCAAAGAAAAGGCGTTGGCGAAGTGGTCCTTTGCTACTTGAAGGAAGCATTTAA
- the LOC8280669 gene encoding probable myosin-binding protein 6 isoform X1: MPCLAIRRWTFSGLVGAFLDLSITFFLLCASALAYFASKFLAFFGLNLPCPCNGFFAIPDASNNCLQRQFVDYPLQKISSIQSSVKSKFPFDSIGNRSQWKSNLENYRNIVKNEVAGSEGESSCISSSVTRAENSRDGDLAKMKEKGFVMGAMNLQDVKERKFDCKWKGLLRHRSRNNLRRRRKDNGKLSQVSSFKSLWSDAETPQSPPARIRNETCKDGMEPLNYRGTVSEVNCYEILDGKEGSVVDIGSKRKISQGFELYEPVDENETSDHENTSDLDGNARNTIRLLELALEEEHAARAVLYVELEKERSAAATAADEAMAMIQRLQKEKALIEMEARQCQRMIEEKYAYDAEEMNILKEILLRREREKYFLEKEVEAYRQAICNEQFEADNTSGYWYPSDEDLGSMMPQKIGDSTSRKYKGEKETFKELPSIKLSEDDISSIHGDIAGHSSLSDEESIQQKACASPKLIQTTTSLVHKAVDKESVHDIHVIEDQSSMSKQVIEDKNKQLLANASTLTHTAKIGRTSSIIPSGLPPIGSSRGRSMRSEMRRKSMSAFDAERYKIDNEIIWLRERLRSVQEGREKLKFSKGSKEGEKTQLQMLEDITNQLQEIRQLTEPGKALRRASLPPLTSNVMSKKRRWRSGPLLLEGSI, from the exons ATGCCGTGCCTTGCCATACGTAGATGGACATTTAGTGGTCTAGTGGGTGCATTTCTTGATCTTTCTATTACCTTCTTTCTCCTATGTGCATCAGCTCTTGCTTATTTCGCTTCCAAGTTTCTAGCCTTTTTCGGATTGAATTTACCATGCCCTTGCAATGGATTTTTTGCAATTCCTGACGCCAGCAATAACTGCTTGCAAAGACAATTTGTTGATTACCCTTTACAGAAAATATCCTCTATTCAATCATCTGTCAAGAGCAAGTTCCCTTTTGATTCGATAGGGAACCGTTCGCAATGGAAATCCAATTTGGAAAATTACAGGAACATTGTTAAAAATGAAGTTGCTGGATCGGAGGGCGAGTCGTCGTGTATCTCATCTTCAGTGACGAGAGCAGAAAATAGTAGAGATGGGGATTTGGctaagatgaaagaaaagggttttGTGATGGGTGCAATGAACTTGCAGGATgtgaaggaaagaaaatttgaTTGCAAATGGAAGGGTCTTCTACGCCACAGATCAAGAAATAACCTCAGACGTCGAAGAAAAGATAACGGGAAGTTATCACAGGTTTCGTCATTTAAATCTTTATGGTCTGATGCAGAAACTCCACAATCTCCTCCTGCCAGAATCAGGAATGAAACATGTAAAGACGGCATGGAGCCTCTTAATTATAGAGGTACAG TCTCTGAAGTGAACTGCTATGAGATTTTAGATGGAAAGGAAGGTTCGGTGGTGGACATTGGTtcgaaaagaaaaatttcccAAGGTTTTGAATTGTACGAACCAGTAGATGAGAATGAAACATCGGATCATGAAAATACTTCTGATTTAGATGGAAATGCAAGAAACACAATTAGGCTCCTGGAACTAGCACTGGAAGAAGAGCATGCTGCTCGAGCTGTCCTGTATGTCGAactagagaaagagagaagtgCTGCTGCTACTGCTGCAGATGAGGCTATGGCTATGATACAGCGTCTACAGAAAGAGAAAGCGTTGATAGAAATGGAAGCAAGGCAATGCCAGAGGATGATAGAAGAGAAATATGCATATGATGCTGAAGAAATGAATATTCTGAAAGAGATACTATTAAGGCGAGAAAGGGAAAAGTATTTCTTGGAGAAGGAAGTTGAGGCCTATAGGCAAGCAATTTGTAATGAGCAATTTGAAGCTGATAACACATCTGGATACTGGTATCCAAGCGATGAAGATTTAGGGTCGATGATGCCGCAGAAGATTGGTGACTCCACTAGCAGGAAGTACAagggagaaaaagaaaccttCAAAGAATTACCATCTATAAAACTAAGCGAAGATGATATCTCTTCAATTCATGGTGACATTGCAGGACATTCAAGTCTTTCTGATGAGGAAAGCATACAGCAGAAGGCATGTGCAAGTCCAAAGTTGATTCAGACAACTACTTCTTTAGTACATAAAGCTGTTGATAAAGAAAGCGTTCATGATATTCATGTTATTGAAGATCAATCTAGTATGTCTAAGCAGGTGATAGAAGACAAAAATAAGCAACTATTGGCAAATGCTTCCACCTTAACCCACACTGCAAAAATAGGCAGAACTTCCAGCATTATACCAAGCGGATTACCGCCAATTGGCAGTTCAAGAGGCAGATCAATGCGTTCTGAAATGCGGAGAAAATCCATGTCTGCATTTGATGCTGAAAGGTATAAAATTGACAATGAAATCATTTGGCTGAGGGAAAGACTAAGAAGTGTGCAAGAGGGAAGAGAGAAGCTGAAGTTCTCAAAAGGGAGCAAGGAAGGGGAAAAAACACAGCTACAGATGCTGGAAGATATAACTAATCAGCTTCAAGAGATTCGACAGTTGACAGAGCCTGGAAAGGCTCTCCGCCGCGCTTCATTGCCTCCTCTAACATCTAAT GTTATGTCAAAGAAAAGGCGTTGGCGAAGTGGTCCTTTGCTACTTGAAGGAAGCATTTAA